TGTTTTAATTTCTGAGTATGATAAATTAGTTTTTGTGAAACCGGTATCACTAGATACAATGTTTTTCAGGAGGCTAATTAAGTGGTAAATAACAAAAAATTAAGATCTGATTTTCTCTGGGGTGGTGCAGTAGCTGCTCATCAATTAGAAGGAGGATGGCAAGAAGGGGGTAAAGGTGTTAGTGTTGCTGATGTTATGACTGCTGGTGCCAATGGCGTAGAACGCAAAATTACTGATGGAGTACAACCCGGACTTTATTATCCAAATCATGAAGGTATTGACTTTTATCATCGTTATCCCGAAGATATTAAATTATTTGCGGAAATGGGATTTAAATGCTTTCGGACTTCGATTGCTTGGACGCGAATCTTTCCTAAAGGCGATGAAATTGAACCTAACGAAGCAGGATTAAAATTTTATGATGATTTATTTGATGAATGTTTGAAATATAATATTGAACCTGTGATTACCTTGTCTCACTTTGAAATGCCGTATCACTTAGTTCAAGAATATGGTGGCTGGCGTAATCGAAAGCTGATCGATTTCTTTATGAATTTTGCAGAAGTAGTCTTTAAGCGCTATCAAAACAAAGTTAAATATTGGATGACTTTTAATGAAATCAATAATCAGACTGATTATGATAATGACTTTTCGCTAATGACTAATTCCGGTTTAAAACCACAAAATGGCGAAAACATGGAAAAAACCATGTATCAAGCAGCTCATTATGAACTAGTGGCTAGTGCTCAAGCAGTTAAACTAGGACATCAGATTAATCCTAATTTTCAGATTGGTTCAATGATTGCTATGGTTCCTTTATATCCCGCAACATCGAAACCTGCTGATGTAATGAAAGCAGAACGTGCGATGCAGGCTCGTTATTGGTTTGAAGATGTTCAGTCTAATGGACAATATCCACTGTGGTTGCAACAATATCAAGTCAATCAAGGTTGGAATTTAGATATTACTGCAGAAGATTTACAAATCTTACAACAAGGGACTGTCGATTATATCGGTTTTAGTTATTATATGTCTCGTTGTGTTCAAGCTCATGAGGATGAACCATTGAGTTATAGTTACAAAGAAGAAAAGGATGGCGTTCCTAATAAATATGTCAAAGCATCCGAATGGGGTTGGCAAATTGATCCGGAAGGTTTACGTTATGCCATGAATTGGATGGCTGATCGTTATGATAAGCCACAATTTATCGTAGAAAACGGTTTTGGAGCGATTGATCAAAAAGAATCCGATGGCCGTGTACATGATCAATATCGAATCGATTATTTGAAAGCCCACATTGAACAAATGAAGTTAGCAGTTACAGAAGATGGTGTGGACTTAATGGGTTATACACCATGGGGTTGCATTGATTTAGTTTCTGCAGGTACAGGACAAATGTCTAAACGTTATGGCTTTATTTATGTGGATAAGGATGATGAAGGTCATGGCAGCTTAGAGCGTTCTAAGAAGGACTCCTTTGCTTGGTATCAAAAAGTAATTAAATCTAATGGTGAAAATTTATAATTTAGGATGTGAAAATAATGTCTGAAAAATCAAGTGATTTTTTAAATACTAAGTTAATTCCTTTCTTTAATAAGCTAGCTGCATCACGTCATTTGGTAGCTTTACGGGATGGAATGACTGCAGCTGTACCAATGATTATTATCGGCTCAGTTTTTATGATTATTGCTCAATTTCCAATTCAAGGCTACCAAACTTTTATGGCACATACTTTTGGTGCTAATTGGGCTACGATTGTACAATATCCGACTAATGCCTCTTTTCATATTATGGGTCTTGTTGCCGTAGCAGGTATTTCGTATAATTTAGCTAAAAGCTATAAAATTGATGCCTTTTCTGCAATGATTGTAGGAATTGGTGCGTTTATTTTGACGATTCCCTTAAAAACGGATAAAGCAGGAGACTTATGGGTACCTTTAAAACAACTAGACTCATCAGGATTGTTTATTGCTTTAATTGTTGGATTATTTATTACAGATTTTTATGTTTGGTTAGTGCATAAAAATATTACTATTAAGATGCCAGATAGTGTTCCACCAGCGGTAAGCAATTCCTTTTCATCCTTAGTTCCTGGAGCAATTTCACTATTGCTAGTTTGGGTAATTAGATTGGCTGTTGAAGCTACCCCAATGAAGAGCATACCTAACATTATTACATTTTTCCTAGAAACTCCATTGAGTCACTTAAACAACACACTACCAGGAGCTTTGGCTTGTGAACTTTTAATTTGTATATTATGGATTTTTGGTATTCATGGATCTAATACTGTTAGCGGAGTTATGATGCCAATATGGTTAACCGCAATGGCTCAAAATGCTACTGCTTTAAAAGCAGGACAAGCTTTACCTAATATTGTTACAGAACAATTTTATGATAACTTTGTTCATATGGGTGGATCTGGTGCTACTATTGGATTAGCTTTACTAATCGCTTTTACCTCAAAGAGTCAAGAATACAAAACGTTAGGTGAACTTGTTGTTGGTCCAGCTATTTTCAATGTTAATGAGCCAATTATTTTTGGTTTACCAATCGTTTTAAATTATAAAATGATCATACCGTTTATTGCTGCTCCGTTGACTAATGTAACTACAACATATTTAGCTATGAAGTGGGGCTGGGTTGCTAAAACAATGGGTGTAATGGTGCCTTGGACAACTCCGCCAATTATGTCAGGATATTTAGCTACAGGTCATATATCAGGAGCAGTTATGCAAATTGTCGAAATTATTTTAGATACACTTATTTACATTGTATTCTTTAAGAGTATGGATAGAGATAAGTTTAAACAAGAACAATTAGCTGCTCAAGCAGATTAATATTATTTCTTTATTGTACATTGTTGTGATAAAATAAATTAGAAACTAAGTGTAAAACACTTTAACAGTATTATTAGCTTGACAAGATATTATTAAAGGAGAATTTATCATGAGTGAAAAAACGATTATGTTAGTCTGTGCAGCTGGTATGTCAACTAGTTTATTAGTTAGCAAAATGCAAAAAGCTGCTGAAGAAAAAAATATTGATGCCAAAATCTTTGCTACATCAGCAGCTGATGCTGATACAAAACTTGAAAGTGATCATCCAGACGTTTTGATGTTAGGACCTCAAGTTAGTTATATGTTAGACGATTTTAAGAAACGGGTTTCAATTCCTGTTCAAGTTATTAATATGCAGGACTACGGTATGATGAATGGTCCTAAAGTATTAGACCAAGCTTTAAGTCTAATTAAATAAATTACTGAAGGGAATATTGAAATGCCAGAAGAAGATGCTAATTTACAAACGGTTATGGGCTTGATTATGAATGGTGGTAATGCCAAAGGAGCTGCTTTTGAAGCTATTAAAGCTGCTAAAGCTGGCAATTTGGATCAAGCTGATGCTAAATTAAAAGAGTCAGATAAATTTTTGGCAGAAGCTCATAATGCTCAGACTGATATGTTAACTAAAGAGGCCAATGGAGAACATGCTCCAGTTACTTTGTTGATGGTGCATGCACAAGATCATATTATGAATGCAATAACTTTCCGTGATTTAGCTGGTGAGATGGTTGATTTATATAAAAAATTAGAAGATTAACTTAATTGAAAATATTTTAAATGGAAAGTAGTAGTTGTTGAAAAATGGCTGCTGCTTTTTCATTTTATAATGTATATTTTTGAAATTAAAATTTGTTGAGGTAGTCAAATGATGCCACCAGGACCCAAATTCACTCCTACTGAATGGAAAACATATCAATTTATTTTGGCTAATAAAGAAAAAATAACTACTTTTAGTTTGAGACAATTAGCTTTGAAGCTTAATGTTTCTCCGGCATCAGTTGTAAGAACTATCAAAAAAATGGGCTATGAGCATTATCAAGATCTAAGCGATAAAATAAAAAGTGAGTTAAATATACAATTGGTTGATGATATAACTTTTCAGGCAAATTATTATTTCCAACAAAAGGCATTAATAGATAGTTACTTGCCTAAAATAAAAAAATTTAAACAATTAACCAAGAAGTGTAAAGACTTTATTTTTTATGGTATCGGAACTTCACATTATTTGGCTGCCTACGGAGCAAGACAATTTGTTAATAATGGTAAAAGTGCCTTTGTTATTAATGATCCTTTTTACCCCATAGATAGATTAGAGAATATATATCACAATAAGGCAGTAATTGTATTGTCTGTCAGTGGTGAAACAACACCTACTGTAGAACAAGTTGTACATTTTAGAACTCATGGTGCTACAATAATAAGTATTACCAATAATGCTGATAATAGCATTGCTAACTTATCTGATATTAACTTTTGTTATTTATTGGAATCTAAAGTAGTAGGAGAAGAACATAATTTAACCAGTCAAATTCCGGTAGTCTATATTCTAGAACGATTATCTCGTTCCCTTCAAGATTAATATTGAAACAATAAAAAACCCAGATAACAACAATATTAATTGCTGTTATCTGGTTTTTTAAAATTTATCTAATAACTAAAACTGAAATAGGAGAATGCTTTGCCATTGAAGCGGCTTGACTGCCAAAAAGTTTCTTTGGACTTTTCACATCTAAAGAACCAATAATTAAAAGGTCCGGATGATATTTAGGGATAACATCTTCCACAATTACTTCACCAGGATTTCCTTCAGCAATCACACCTTGAACGTCTTGTACGCCAGCGTCCTCAGCAACTTTGACATATTCTTGTACGTGTTGTTCCACGTCTTCGCGCTTGCCATGAATAAAGTCATCATCTAATACTTCATAAACATTCATATCATGATCTTCTAAAACAGTGACAATGAATAATTTAGCTCCAGTAATTTTAGATAGCTTGATTGCATACTTAAATGCTTTTTGGGCATCATCAGAATTATCTACCCCAACTAAAATCTTTTTTAAATCAAAATTTGGTTCTTCCATAATGGTGCTACCTCTTTTCGATTAGTTCAAACTATTTTCTAGTTTCTCTTCTTGCGCTTGCTTGAAACGTTTATTGCCTTGATAGAGTTCAACAATTGTCCATACTAATAGTAATAAAACGACAGCAATTGCTATATAAGCAATAATATTAGCTTGTTGTAATTGAGCAGCACTTGGGTGATCACCATAGAAACTAGCAATTTGGTCAGGTAAATTTTTCAGATTTAAGATAGTTAAAGCTATAACAGAGATCCAGCCCAAAACCTTAACCCACAAAGAGTTAGAGAAACGTTTGCCCATTTCTACTTTACTATCAGTAAACATCAAGAGCGGCAACATAGAAAATGGTAAAGCAAAAGCTAAGAAAACTTGGGAATTATTCATTAAATCATTTAACGCTTCGTGTTCTTCTACTGGTGGCTTACCACTAGTTAAGGCAACACAAATCAAAACAGGAATAACGGATATTAAACGAGTAATTAAACGCCGTAACCATAGTGGAACTTTCATGTGAATGAAACCTTCCATAATAACTTGACCAGTTAAAGTACCTGTAATAGTGGAATTTTGACCAGAAGCTAATAAGGCTACTGCAAATAATGTTGATAAAACACCAGTTTTGGCAACACTAGCCAAAATACCATTACTTAAAGTGGAAGTGTCTGAAAGTGCATGATACAAACCAAAGAAGGATGGATCTTTAACAGCACCAGACTTGAAAACCGCAACCCCAGTAATTAACAAGAGAGCATTAACAAAGAATGCAAAAGTTAATTGAATGTTGGAATCCCAAGCGGAAAATTTCACTGCTTGGGCAACGTCTTCTTCATCGTTATGATCAATTTTACGAGTTTGTGAAATTGAAGAATGCAAGTATAAGTTATGAGGCATTACAGTAGCACCAATAATACCCAAAGCACCACTAATCGGTGTTTGTCCACCGATATGAGGACTACTGGACATGGTTTTAGCAGATGGAATCAACCCAGTCAAAACTGCTCCCCAATCAGGATTGGATAAAGCTACTTGATAAACGAAAATAAATAAAATAACTAAAATTAATGCTACAACAATAGCTTCGATTTTTCTGAAACCAATTTTTGTTAAAAGTAATAAGACCAAAACATCAAAAACAGTAATGAAAACTGCAATTATCAGCGGGATGTTGAACAAGAGATATAAAGCAATCGCTCCACCGATAACTTCTGCGATATCGGTTGCCATAATGGCTAACTCGGTTAAAATCCATAAGACAATTCCTAAAGTTCGACTTGTTC
The nucleotide sequence above comes from Bombilactobacillus bombi. Encoded proteins:
- a CDS encoding 6-phospho-beta-glucosidase, whose amino-acid sequence is MVNNKKLRSDFLWGGAVAAHQLEGGWQEGGKGVSVADVMTAGANGVERKITDGVQPGLYYPNHEGIDFYHRYPEDIKLFAEMGFKCFRTSIAWTRIFPKGDEIEPNEAGLKFYDDLFDECLKYNIEPVITLSHFEMPYHLVQEYGGWRNRKLIDFFMNFAEVVFKRYQNKVKYWMTFNEINNQTDYDNDFSLMTNSGLKPQNGENMEKTMYQAAHYELVASAQAVKLGHQINPNFQIGSMIAMVPLYPATSKPADVMKAERAMQARYWFEDVQSNGQYPLWLQQYQVNQGWNLDITAEDLQILQQGTVDYIGFSYYMSRCVQAHEDEPLSYSYKEEKDGVPNKYVKASEWGWQIDPEGLRYAMNWMADRYDKPQFIVENGFGAIDQKESDGRVHDQYRIDYLKAHIEQMKLAVTEDGVDLMGYTPWGCIDLVSAGTGQMSKRYGFIYVDKDDEGHGSLERSKKDSFAWYQKVIKSNGENL
- the celB gene encoding PTS cellobiose transporter subunit IIC, encoding MSEKSSDFLNTKLIPFFNKLAASRHLVALRDGMTAAVPMIIIGSVFMIIAQFPIQGYQTFMAHTFGANWATIVQYPTNASFHIMGLVAVAGISYNLAKSYKIDAFSAMIVGIGAFILTIPLKTDKAGDLWVPLKQLDSSGLFIALIVGLFITDFYVWLVHKNITIKMPDSVPPAVSNSFSSLVPGAISLLLVWVIRLAVEATPMKSIPNIITFFLETPLSHLNNTLPGALACELLICILWIFGIHGSNTVSGVMMPIWLTAMAQNATALKAGQALPNIVTEQFYDNFVHMGGSGATIGLALLIAFTSKSQEYKTLGELVVGPAIFNVNEPIIFGLPIVLNYKMIIPFIAAPLTNVTTTYLAMKWGWVAKTMGVMVPWTTPPIMSGYLATGHISGAVMQIVEIILDTLIYIVFFKSMDRDKFKQEQLAAQAD
- a CDS encoding PTS sugar transporter subunit IIB, encoding MSEKTIMLVCAAGMSTSLLVSKMQKAAEEKNIDAKIFATSAADADTKLESDHPDVLMLGPQVSYMLDDFKKRVSIPVQVINMQDYGMMNGPKVLDQALSLIK
- a CDS encoding PTS lactose/cellobiose transporter subunit IIA; this encodes MPEEDANLQTVMGLIMNGGNAKGAAFEAIKAAKAGNLDQADAKLKESDKFLAEAHNAQTDMLTKEANGEHAPVTLLMVHAQDHIMNAITFRDLAGEMVDLYKKLED
- a CDS encoding MurR/RpiR family transcriptional regulator: MMPPGPKFTPTEWKTYQFILANKEKITTFSLRQLALKLNVSPASVVRTIKKMGYEHYQDLSDKIKSELNIQLVDDITFQANYYFQQKALIDSYLPKIKKFKQLTKKCKDFIFYGIGTSHYLAAYGARQFVNNGKSAFVINDPFYPIDRLENIYHNKAVIVLSVSGETTPTVEQVVHFRTHGATIISITNNADNSIANLSDINFCYLLESKVVGEEHNLTSQIPVVYILERLSRSLQD
- a CDS encoding universal stress protein, with amino-acid sequence MEEPNFDLKKILVGVDNSDDAQKAFKYAIKLSKITGAKLFIVTVLEDHDMNVYEVLDDDFIHGKREDVEQHVQEYVKVAEDAGVQDVQGVIAEGNPGEVIVEDVIPKYHPDLLIIGSLDVKSPKKLFGSQAASMAKHSPISVLVIR
- a CDS encoding Nramp family divalent metal transporter, which encodes MVEKETTKKHHLIEYANGPSLEEINGTVEVPKGKGFWRTLFAYSGPGALVAVGYMDPGNWSTSITGGQNFQYLLMSIILISSLIAMLLQYMAAKLGIVTQMDLAQAIRARTSRTLGIVLWILTELAIMATDIAEVIGGAIALYLLFNIPLIIAVFITVFDVLVLLLLTKIGFRKIEAIVVALILVILFIFVYQVALSNPDWGAVLTGLIPSAKTMSSSPHIGGQTPISGALGIIGATVMPHNLYLHSSISQTRKIDHNDEEDVAQAVKFSAWDSNIQLTFAFFVNALLLITGVAVFKSGAVKDPSFFGLYHALSDTSTLSNGILASVAKTGVLSTLFAVALLASGQNSTITGTLTGQVIMEGFIHMKVPLWLRRLITRLISVIPVLICVALTSGKPPVEEHEALNDLMNNSQVFLAFALPFSMLPLLMFTDSKVEMGKRFSNSLWVKVLGWISVIALTILNLKNLPDQIASFYGDHPSAAQLQQANIIAYIAIAVVLLLLVWTIVELYQGNKRFKQAQEEKLENSLN